The following DNA comes from Vibrio gigantis.
AACATTCAAGCGACAGCTGTGCTTGGTGTGGCTTGGTATAACCGATACGTTGGTGCCTCTTTCGCGCTAACAGCAAAAACACCGGATTACGAAGAAGCAAAAGAGTCGGTATACACCACTGGCGGTATCACAATGTTTGCTTTCTTCTAGCCATCAGCTGGGCTTTCATCCTTTACTTTTCAAGTTTAATAAGGGCAATCATCTTCACAGGTGATTGCCTTTATTTTTAAAGACCTCGTTACCATTTGACCCTATTTTATGTACCGTTTTTGTAATAAAATAAAGAGTATAAATTCCTCTACGAGAATAGCTCATGTCTACAACTGGTCGCATTCACTCATTCGAATCTTGTGGTACTGTCGATGGCCCTGGAATCCGCTTTATTGTGTTTCTTCAAGGCTGCTTAATGCGTTGTATGTACTGTCATAACCGTGATACATGGGATCTTCATGATGGAAAGGAAGTAACGGTTGAAGAGATCATCAACGAAGCAAAATCATACCGTCATTTCATGAAAGCATCGGGCGGTGGTATTACCTGCTCTGGTGGTGAAGCGATGCTACAACCTGAGTTTGTACGTGACTTTTTCCGCGCAGCTCAAGCTGAAGGCATCCACACTTGTCTTGATACTAACGGCTACATTCGTAAGCACACTGAAGTGGTTGATGAAGTACTAGAAGCCTCTGACCTAGTGATGCTCGATCTTAAGCACATGCGAGATGAGATTCACCACGATTTCATTGGCGTATCAAACAGACGTACTTTAGATTTTGCACGCTACCTACACAAAATCGGTAAGAAGACGTGGATTCGTTATGTGATTGTTCCTGGCTACACGGATACGCCTGAAGATGCTCATCTTTTGGGTGAATTCATCAAAGACATGGACAACATTGAAAAAGTAGAACTGCTTCCATACCACAAGCTTGGTGCTCATAAATGGGAAGCGCTTGGTTTTGACTACCCGCTTGAAGGAACAAATCCTCCAAGCAAAGAGAAAATGGACGAGATTGTTGCTGTTCTAAGCCAGTACCATTCAAACGTAAAATACTAATCTAGACTTACGTTCATAGTGATTTCAAACGCCTCAATTTCGATTGGGGCGTTTTCTTATTCGAGCCAAACAGCCCTTTCACTTTTCTTTACAACTTTTGTTTATCAATTCAAAAAATCATATTAAATCTGTGTTGAGATCATGTTTCCACTCGTAGGAATGCTGTTACTCTTACTTCAACAAAAGAATACAACATTTAGTTTTTTAGTGAGGCTTCTCCCATGGAAATGACCAATGCTCAGCGTCTAATTCTATCAAATCAATACTACCTAATGTCTCAAATGGATCCTGAGAACTCAGCTAAATACCAACGTCTACAAACGATTGTAGAGCGTGGTTACGAACTCCAAATGCGTGAGCTTAACAAAGAATTTGGTTGTTTGACTGAAGCAGAATGTCGCGAAATTATCGACATCATGGAGATGTACCATGCCATGCAAGAGTCGAACAAAATGCTTGAAGAAGACGAGCGTAAAGAGGTTGATCAACGTCGTCTTCAGTTCTTAGGTTTTGACATTGCGTCTGAAGCACAAATAGTACACTACGTGCGTTTCCTTGTTGATTCTGAAGGTCTTTACCCTCAATTCGACAAAGCGGATCACCACTTCAATAGCCAAATGCCAATGCTAGACAAGTACCGTCGCATGCTAACAACATGGCGTAACTGCCCTCGTCAGTATCACCTATGTGCAACAGAGCTATCTCAAATCTTTAGTGCTTAATACATTTATAGATTAGTTCTAACTTTTAAAAAGTTTAAAAAAAGGGTTACTCATCATGAGTAACCCTTTTTTAATGTTCGTACTAAGCGAGAAACCAAAGCAACTAGAAGACGTAAGCAACGCCGACGTTCGCGGCCATATTGATACCACTTTCAAGTATCGGACTGTTTTCAATATCACCCTCAAGATTAGTATAACGCACACCGCCCGTCACACGGATATTTGGAGTAACGTGCAAATAGCCACCAAGACCAATAAAATACTGACCATCCCAATCAGCATCAAACTCTTCTAAGTTAGTTCGTGAAGCTTCCGCCGAACTCACCCCATAAAGATGATTGTTTAAACGCTCACTATTGTATGCATAACCGATAGACGGTGTAATCGCCCAGCCATTGCGACGAATAGGAAGGCGCCAAGCTGCTTCAGCATAGATACCGTTATGTCTAAAGCCTAAGTCAGAGCCTGCTGTCGCTTCAAACATCCCCACCAGCGTAATCACTTGATAGCTGACGCCACCTAATACCGAAGCTTTACGTTCATCTAACTTTTGGATATCGACGTTATCAGAGTCACTTGGCTTCAATGTTCTCGGATCATAAACCGCTCGGAAGATGATATTCTGTGGAGAGCCCGCAGGAAGTAAGCGATAACCTGCACTGAACCCACGCATAAAGAAGTGTTCACCTTCATACCCGATCATAGGAATCACGGCACGGTTTGAGGGGGTCTCTTTATAAACAGCTGGAGAATAGGAAGCGGCAACGCCTAGTGACCACTGCGAGATTCTTGCATGTGTCGCTGATGAAGCCAGTAACGCAGCACTGATAGCCACTATTTTTAACCCATTCTTCTTCACTACATCTACCTATTTATTGAGCAAATTTTGATAACGCTACGCATTATATGGTACTTCATTCCAGAAAATCAATAGAGCCCCGTTATACATCCAATACACATAAATCCAGTCTGAGTATTATTAAGAGACCTAAAATCTCAAAACAAACGGCCAGATACCCTAGAATGTAAAATAATTTGATTCTACACGCCTCAAGTTGCCTATTGCGCTCGTCACGTTTTTCGCACGCAAAATTGTAAATAAATACATAATTGTTAAGCAAAATTGTGGAAGCGGGTCTAACCTTAAAATGTAGGGAGAGCCTATTTTTCAATCGCTCGTCAGTTTTGACTGGTTAACAAGGGGAATGTGACTATGAGTATTTTTGACCACTATCAATCACGTTATGAAGCAGCCAAGGAAGAAGAGCTGACATTGCAAGAGTTCTTAGGGCTGTGTAAAGATGATAAAAGTGCTTACGCTAATGCTGCCGAGCGCTTATTACTAGCCATTGGCGAACCGGAGATCATTGACACCGCTCAAGATCCTCAACTGAGTCGCATTTTCTCGAACCGTGTCATCTCACGCTACAGCGAATTTAAAGATTTCTACGGCATGGAAGATGCGATTGAACAGATTGTTTCTTACTTAAAACATGCTGCGCAAGGTTTAGAAGAACGTAAACAGATCCTTTATCTACTTGGCCCTGTGGGCGGTGGTAAATCTTCTCTCGCAGAAAAACTTAAAGCCCTAATGCAGAAATTACCAATATATGTATTGTCTGCAGACGGTGAGCGAAGCCCAGTAAACGATCACCCATTCTGTCTATTCGATGTTAACGAAGACGGCGACTTATTGAAGAACGAATACGGTATTGAGAAACGCTATCTTCGTTCGATTATGTCTCCATGGGCAGCGAAACGTCTGCACGATTTTGGCGGTGATATTTCCAAATTCAAAGTCATCAAACTGCGCCCTTCTATTCTCGATCAAGTTGCGATCGCGAAAACAGAGCCAGGTGATGAAAACAACCAAGATATTTCGTCTCTGGTTGGTAAAGTTGATATTCGTAAACTTGAGCACTTCTCTCAAGATGATCCTGATGCCTACAGCTACTCTGGTGCGCTATGTAAAGCCAATCAAGGTGTTATGGAATTCGTGGAAATGTTCAAAGCACCAATCAAGGTATTGCACCCTC
Coding sequences within:
- the pflA gene encoding pyruvate formate lyase 1-activating protein, encoding MSTTGRIHSFESCGTVDGPGIRFIVFLQGCLMRCMYCHNRDTWDLHDGKEVTVEEIINEAKSYRHFMKASGGGITCSGGEAMLQPEFVRDFFRAAQAEGIHTCLDTNGYIRKHTEVVDEVLEASDLVMLDLKHMRDEIHHDFIGVSNRRTLDFARYLHKIGKKTWIRYVIVPGYTDTPEDAHLLGEFIKDMDNIEKVELLPYHKLGAHKWEALGFDYPLEGTNPPSKEKMDEIVAVLSQYHSNVKY
- a CDS encoding YfbU family protein, translated to MEMTNAQRLILSNQYYLMSQMDPENSAKYQRLQTIVERGYELQMRELNKEFGCLTEAECREIIDIMEMYHAMQESNKMLEEDERKEVDQRRLQFLGFDIASEAQIVHYVRFLVDSEGLYPQFDKADHHFNSQMPMLDKYRRMLTTWRNCPRQYHLCATELSQIFSA
- a CDS encoding MipA/OmpV family protein encodes the protein MKKNGLKIVAISAALLASSATHARISQWSLGVAASYSPAVYKETPSNRAVIPMIGYEGEHFFMRGFSAGYRLLPAGSPQNIIFRAVYDPRTLKPSDSDNVDIQKLDERKASVLGGVSYQVITLVGMFEATAGSDLGFRHNGIYAEAAWRLPIRRNGWAITPSIGYAYNSERLNNHLYGVSSAEASRTNLEEFDADWDGQYFIGLGGYLHVTPNIRVTGGVRYTNLEGDIENSPILESGINMAANVGVAYVF